One stretch of bacterium DNA includes these proteins:
- the fsa gene encoding fructose-6-phosphate aldolase produces the protein MKLFIDTANIAEIKEAASWGIIDGVTTNPSLIAKEGRDFATVVKEICAIVDGPVSAEVISEKAPDMILEAEPLIKIHPNVVIKIPMTLEGLKAVKILSARGIKTHITLVFSANQALLAAKAGATFISPFVGRLDDVSEYGMDLIEEIVQIYDNYDFETQILAASLRTPLHVLDCAKLGAHIATVPFNVLKMLAQHPLTDAGIKKFLDDWAKVKK, from the coding sequence ATGAAACTGTTCATAGATACCGCCAACATCGCCGAGATCAAGGAAGCCGCCAGCTGGGGCATCATCGACGGCGTGACCACCAACCCCAGCCTGATCGCCAAGGAGGGCCGTGACTTTGCCACGGTGGTCAAAGAGATCTGCGCCATTGTGGACGGCCCGGTCTCGGCCGAGGTGATCAGCGAAAAGGCCCCGGACATGATCCTGGAAGCCGAGCCGCTGATAAAGATCCATCCCAACGTGGTGATCAAGATCCCCATGACCCTGGAGGGCCTAAAGGCGGTCAAGATACTGTCGGCCCGGGGCATCAAGACCCACATCACCCTGGTGTTCTCGGCCAACCAGGCCCTGCTGGCCGCCAAGGCCGGGGCCACCTTCATCAGCCCCTTCGTGGGCAGGCTGGACGACGTCTCGGAATACGGGATGGACCTGATAGAGGAGATCGTCCAGATCTACGACAATTACGATTTTGAGACCCAGATCCTGGCGGCCAGCCTAAGGACCCCGCTCCACGTGCTGGACTGCGCCAAGCTGGGGGCCCATATCGCCACCGTGCCCTTCAACGTCCTGAAAATGCTGGCCCAGCACCCGCTGACCGACGCCGGGATCAAAAAGTTTTTGGACGACTGGGCCAAGGTCAAGAAATAA